A DNA window from Methylocystis heyeri contains the following coding sequences:
- a CDS encoding ATP-binding protein: MNSLRKRLFIMLAVATSLIWLGAAGWSYMQTKKEIEHVLDARLQEAARMVASLVADGPVAQSQGPVSPPVLQESASYQRQLACQLWSFDGRLLARSSGAPDVHMSELPSGFSDSIVNGEVWRVYAVEDQAKGIRVLVGDRLGLRQRLVAHLIEGLLIPALLVVPLLGLFIWAGIGQGLRPLSSLAASLRSRGADDESHVDGAAAPTEIRPIIDALNGLFSKLATARKHERDVTAFAAHELRTPLAGLKTQAQVALAAADPAMKEAALRQILVAVDRSARLVFQLLALAKLDAGLDMGREEEVNVLALIEEIVEAAKPAQRERRVSLDPRLRGLVIRANRELAALALRNLHENAMIYSPEDGVVQWGLGAGGTTIFVRDEGPGIPEDELPLVTDRFFRGRHKSVSGSGLGLAIVALALGRMGAVLHLRNRLDGPGLLAEVRFAHASR, encoded by the coding sequence ATGAACTCGCTGCGCAAGCGCCTCTTCATCATGCTCGCCGTCGCGACGAGCCTGATCTGGCTGGGAGCCGCGGGCTGGAGCTACATGCAGACGAAAAAGGAAATCGAGCATGTGCTCGACGCGCGCCTTCAGGAAGCCGCCCGGATGGTCGCTTCCCTCGTCGCAGACGGCCCGGTCGCGCAATCGCAAGGACCGGTCTCGCCCCCGGTCCTGCAGGAGTCCGCAAGCTATCAGCGCCAGCTCGCATGTCAGCTGTGGTCCTTCGACGGGAGGCTTCTCGCCCGGTCGAGCGGCGCCCCCGATGTCCATATGAGCGAGCTGCCCTCGGGTTTTTCGGACAGCATCGTCAATGGCGAGGTCTGGCGGGTCTACGCCGTCGAAGATCAGGCCAAGGGAATTCGCGTGCTGGTGGGCGACAGGCTCGGCCTGCGCCAGCGGCTCGTCGCGCATCTGATCGAGGGGCTCCTGATCCCGGCGCTGCTCGTCGTCCCCTTGCTCGGCCTTTTCATCTGGGCCGGCATAGGGCAGGGATTGCGCCCGCTCTCGAGTCTCGCCGCAAGTCTTCGCAGCAGAGGCGCGGACGACGAGAGCCATGTCGACGGGGCCGCTGCGCCGACCGAGATCAGGCCGATAATCGACGCGCTCAACGGACTCTTCTCAAAGCTGGCGACGGCGCGAAAGCATGAACGCGACGTGACCGCCTTTGCGGCGCACGAGCTTCGCACGCCGCTCGCCGGCTTGAAGACCCAGGCGCAGGTCGCCCTCGCGGCGGCGGACCCCGCCATGAAGGAAGCGGCGCTGCGGCAAATCCTCGTCGCGGTCGATCGAAGCGCGCGCCTCGTGTTTCAGCTGCTCGCTCTGGCCAAGCTCGACGCCGGACTGGATATGGGGCGCGAGGAAGAGGTGAACGTCCTTGCTTTGATCGAGGAGATCGTCGAGGCGGCAAAGCCGGCGCAGCGAGAACGCCGCGTCAGCCTGGACCCTCGCCTTCGCGGTCTCGTCATCCGTGCAAACCGCGAGCTCGCCGCTCTCGCCTTGCGAAACCTGCATGAGAACGCGATGATCTATTCGCCGGAAGACGGCGTAGTGCAGTGGGGATTGGGAGCGGGCGGAACGACGATATTCGTTCGGGACGAAGGCCCCGGCATTCCCGAAGACGAGTTGCCTTTGGTCACGGATCGCTTTTTTCGCGGCCGCCATAAAAGCGTGTCGGGAAGCGGGTTGGGCCTCGCCATCGTCGCGCTGGCGCTCGGGCGCATGGGCGCGGTTCTGCACTTGCGCAACAGGCTGGACGGCCCGGGGCTTCTGGCGGAAGTCCGCTTTGCGCACGCATCGAGATAG
- the hemH gene encoding ferrochelatase has protein sequence MTGRPVGVLLVNLGTPEAPDAPSVRRYLAEFLSDPRVVEIPRLLWLPLLHGVILNTRPAKSAKGYEHIWVKETNESPLKAYTRLQAEKLGALAGAGALGEAAIHVDYAMRYGEPALAEGVEALMAKGCERILILPLYPQYAASTTATAFDAIARVLAGMRRQPTLRFSPPYFDDPAYIEALAESLREHLGLLDFEPEVVLASFHGLPQFQIDRGDPYESQCEETVRLLRAAMGMDEKRLQLSFQSRFGRAKWIEPYTSEKARTLAKEGVKRLAILAPGFSADCLETIEELGVEIRDEFLAAGGEKFARLSCLNDSEAGMRLLASLARRELAGWI, from the coding sequence ATGACGGGCAGGCCCGTCGGCGTCCTGCTGGTCAATCTCGGAACGCCGGAAGCTCCCGACGCGCCTTCGGTGCGGCGCTATCTCGCGGAGTTTCTTTCGGACCCTCGCGTCGTCGAGATTCCGCGCCTCCTCTGGCTGCCCCTGCTCCATGGCGTCATCCTCAACACGCGGCCGGCGAAATCCGCCAAGGGCTATGAACATATCTGGGTAAAGGAGACGAACGAGAGCCCGCTCAAGGCCTATACGAGGCTGCAGGCGGAAAAGCTCGGCGCTCTCGCCGGCGCGGGCGCGCTGGGCGAGGCCGCGATCCATGTCGACTACGCCATGCGCTATGGCGAGCCGGCGCTCGCCGAGGGCGTCGAGGCGCTCATGGCCAAGGGCTGCGAGCGCATCCTGATCCTGCCGCTTTATCCGCAATACGCCGCCTCGACCACGGCGACCGCCTTCGACGCCATCGCCCGCGTCCTGGCCGGAATGCGCCGCCAGCCGACTTTGCGTTTCTCGCCGCCCTATTTCGACGACCCTGCCTATATCGAGGCGCTGGCCGAAAGCCTGCGCGAGCATCTCGGCCTTCTCGATTTCGAACCGGAAGTCGTGCTGGCTTCATTCCATGGCCTGCCCCAGTTCCAGATCGACAGGGGCGATCCCTATGAATCTCAGTGCGAAGAGACGGTGCGTCTCCTGCGCGCGGCGATGGGCATGGACGAGAAGCGCTTGCAGCTTTCGTTCCAGTCGCGCTTCGGACGCGCGAAATGGATCGAGCCCTATACTTCCGAGAAGGCGCGCACGCTCGCGAAAGAAGGCGTGAAGCGGCTTGCGATCCTGGCGCCCGGCTTTTCCGCCGATTGTCTCGAAACCATCGAAGAGCTCGGCGTCGAAATACGCGATGAGTTTCTGGCGGCGGGAGGGGAGAAATTCGCGAGGCTTTCCTGCCTCAACGACAGCGAGGCGGGAATGCGGCTGCTGGCGTCGCTGGCGCGGCGCGAGCTCGCCGGCTGGATTTAG
- the panB gene encoding 3-methyl-2-oxobutanoate hydroxymethyltransferase yields the protein MKSASDFADMKRRGEKIVVLTAYDAPTARLEAAAGVDIILVGDSVGVNVLGYGHEREVTLADMAHHIAAVRRGAPDIYIIGDLPYATYDTSEQALANAKVLTGAGADCIKFEGAQPELVRALKTAGFDVCCHIGLESQHQLEKRRQGKTAEAARKLLEDAAALDAAGQDFIVLELVPSELAERISRDIAAPTIGIGAGADNDGQVLVVNDLAGITEREFKHNHRYGAIGKALGDAVAAYVRDVRAGAFPREEHGFHMAEDEYAAFLRGDAP from the coding sequence ATGAAATCAGCCTCGGATTTCGCCGATATGAAACGGCGCGGCGAGAAAATCGTCGTGCTGACGGCCTATGACGCGCCGACGGCCCGGTTAGAGGCCGCCGCGGGCGTAGACATCATTCTCGTCGGAGACAGCGTCGGCGTGAATGTACTGGGCTATGGCCATGAGCGCGAAGTGACGCTTGCCGACATGGCCCATCACATCGCCGCCGTGCGGCGCGGCGCTCCCGATATTTACATTATCGGCGACCTCCCCTACGCCACCTACGACACGTCCGAACAGGCGCTGGCGAACGCCAAAGTCCTGACCGGAGCGGGCGCCGATTGCATCAAATTCGAGGGCGCGCAGCCCGAGCTGGTGCGGGCGCTCAAAACCGCCGGCTTCGACGTCTGCTGCCATATCGGGCTCGAATCGCAGCATCAGCTCGAAAAACGCCGCCAGGGCAAGACGGCGGAGGCCGCCCGCAAGCTGCTCGAAGACGCCGCCGCCCTCGACGCCGCAGGCCAGGATTTCATCGTTCTGGAGCTTGTGCCGTCTGAACTCGCCGAGCGCATCTCCCGCGACATCGCTGCGCCGACCATCGGCATCGGGGCAGGCGCCGACAATGACGGCCAGGTGCTGGTGGTCAACGACCTCGCCGGGATCACCGAGCGAGAATTCAAGCACAATCATCGTTACGGCGCGATCGGAAAGGCGCTCGGCGACGCCGTGGCCGCCTATGTCCGCGACGTGCGCGCCGGCGCCTTTCCGCGCGAAGAGCATGGTTTCCATATGGCCGAGGACGAATATGCGGCCTTTCTGCGCGGCGACGCGCCATGA
- the rpsF gene encoding 30S ribosomal protein S6, which translates to MALYEHIYLARQDISPQQVETMTGQFKNIVTSLGGTVGKVEYWGVKSLAYRIKKNRKAHFTLLNIDAPPAAIAELERQERINEDVLRILTLRVEELEEGPSAQLRKRDDDGERGGERGDRRPPRGDRPERRPRREEGPRAEGEAIQ; encoded by the coding sequence ATGGCTCTCTACGAGCACATCTACCTCGCCCGTCAGGACATCTCGCCCCAGCAGGTGGAGACCATGACCGGCCAGTTCAAGAATATCGTGACCTCCCTCGGGGGCACTGTCGGCAAGGTCGAATATTGGGGCGTCAAGTCCCTCGCCTACCGCATCAAGAAGAACCGCAAGGCGCATTTCACCCTGCTCAACATCGACGCCCCTCCGGCGGCGATCGCCGAGCTGGAGCGCCAGGAGCGCATCAACGAAGACGTGCTGCGCATCCTGACCCTGCGCGTCGAAGAGCTCGAGGAAGGCCCGTCGGCCCAGCTGCGCAAGCGTGACGACGATGGCGAACGCGGCGGCGAGCGCGGCGACCGCCGGCCCCCGCGCGGCGACCGCCCCGAGCGCCGCCCCCGTCGTGAAGAAGGCCCGAGGGCCGAAGGAGAGGCGATCCAATGA
- the rpsR gene encoding 30S ribosomal protein S18, whose translation MTTAAAAPRRPFFRRRKSCPFTGANAPKIDYKDTRLLSRYISERGKIVPSRITAVSAKKQRELAQAIKRARFLGLLPYVIR comes from the coding sequence ATGACCACTGCCGCTGCGGCTCCGCGCCGTCCGTTCTTCCGCCGTCGCAAGTCCTGCCCCTTCACCGGCGCCAACGCCCCGAAGATCGACTACAAGGACACGCGTCTGCTGTCGCGCTACATCTCCGAGCGCGGCAAGATCGTTCCCTCGCGCATCACGGCCGTTTCGGCCAAGAAGCAGCGCGAACTGGCCCAGGCCATCAAGCGCGCCCGCTTCCTCGGCCTGCTGCCCTACGTGATCCGTTAA
- a CDS encoding antitoxin Xre/MbcA/ParS toxin-binding domain-containing protein, with protein sequence MNDQGVVRLDKVAAIFGMSKGQLAETIGLSREALYKLARLEAPKTQARLKEMLEVVSRVSDWAGGKSQAMAWYRAQPIAAFGGRTAESLVKEGQAGALRDYLDHIAQGGFA encoded by the coding sequence ATGAACGACCAGGGCGTCGTCAGGTTGGACAAGGTCGCCGCAATCTTCGGCATGTCGAAGGGACAGCTCGCCGAAACCATCGGATTGAGCCGGGAGGCGCTCTACAAGCTCGCCCGTTTGGAGGCTCCCAAGACCCAGGCCCGACTCAAGGAAATGCTCGAGGTGGTTTCGCGCGTCTCGGATTGGGCCGGCGGCAAGAGCCAGGCCATGGCCTGGTACCGAGCCCAGCCGATCGCCGCTTTTGGCGGGCGCACGGCCGAGTCCCTGGTCAAGGAGGGCCAGGCCGGCGCGCTACGGGATTATCTCGATCATATCGCCCAGGGCGGCTTCGCTTGA
- a CDS encoding RES family NAD+ phosphorylase, with the protein MRFRATCYRAHDPRWSFQPLSGAGAAMRGARFNPKGAPALYLALTIMTAVKEINQGFAHKIEPCVLCSYDVDCEDVLDLRSEEDRKAASASLEDMACAWFSDISQGREPPSWRIARQSMKAGAAGILVPSFAPGARADDQNLVLWKWGPALPHKVSVFDPSGRLPKDQLSWK; encoded by the coding sequence TTGAGATTTCGCGCGACCTGCTACAGGGCGCATGATCCGCGTTGGTCTTTTCAGCCGCTTTCGGGCGCCGGCGCTGCGATGCGCGGGGCTCGCTTCAACCCCAAGGGCGCTCCGGCGCTCTATCTCGCGCTCACGATCATGACCGCGGTCAAGGAGATCAACCAGGGCTTCGCGCATAAGATCGAGCCCTGCGTGCTCTGCTCCTATGATGTCGACTGCGAGGATGTGCTCGATCTGCGAAGCGAAGAGGATCGCAAAGCCGCCAGCGCGTCGCTCGAAGATATGGCCTGCGCCTGGTTCTCCGACATCTCACAGGGCCGGGAACCGCCCTCATGGCGAATTGCTCGCCAGTCGATGAAAGCGGGCGCCGCAGGCATTCTGGTCCCGAGCTTCGCGCCGGGCGCGAGGGCCGATGATCAAAATCTGGTTCTCTGGAAATGGGGGCCGGCCCTCCCGCATAAAGTGTCTGTCTTTGATCCGAGCGGTCGCCTGCCGAAGGACCAACTCTCCTGGAAATGA
- a CDS encoding ATP-binding protein, giving the protein MPDQDSAALFLRIAEALERLAPPPPPAPDFSRAEAFVWRAASAALMPVEKISRLELELLEGIDRARGQLYANTERFSRGLPANNALLWGARGMGKSSLVKAVHGALARDGRLKLVEIHREDIESLPALLLILRGADFRFIVFCDDLSFDGAETSYKSLKAALEGGVEGRPENVLFYATSNRRHLLPRDMMENEKATAINPGEAVEEKVSLSDRFGLWIGFHNCSQDDYLNMVFGYARHYGLIAAEATIRAEALEWSITRGSRSGRVAWQYVLDLAGRLGKQLS; this is encoded by the coding sequence ATGCCCGACCAAGACTCCGCCGCCCTGTTCCTACGCATCGCCGAGGCGCTGGAGCGGCTGGCCCCGCCGCCTCCGCCGGCGCCGGATTTTTCCCGCGCCGAGGCCTTTGTCTGGCGGGCGGCGAGCGCGGCTCTGATGCCGGTCGAAAAAATCAGCCGGCTGGAGCTCGAGCTGCTGGAGGGCATCGACCGGGCGCGCGGCCAGCTCTACGCCAACACTGAACGCTTCTCCCGCGGTCTGCCCGCCAATAACGCCCTGCTGTGGGGCGCGCGCGGCATGGGAAAATCTTCCCTCGTGAAAGCGGTTCACGGCGCCCTCGCCAGGGACGGGCGGTTAAAGCTGGTCGAAATCCACCGCGAGGATATCGAGAGCCTGCCCGCGCTGTTGCTGATCCTGCGCGGGGCGGATTTCCGCTTCATCGTCTTTTGCGACGATCTTTCCTTCGACGGCGCCGAGACCAGCTACAAATCCTTGAAAGCCGCGCTGGAGGGAGGCGTGGAAGGCCGGCCCGAGAACGTGCTGTTCTACGCCACCTCCAACCGGCGTCATCTTTTGCCGCGTGACATGATGGAAAACGAGAAAGCCACCGCGATCAATCCGGGCGAGGCGGTGGAGGAGAAAGTCTCGCTGTCCGACCGCTTCGGCCTGTGGATCGGCTTCCATAATTGCAGCCAGGACGACTACCTCAACATGGTGTTCGGCTATGCCCGCCATTACGGGCTGATTGCGGCCGAGGCGACCATACGGGCCGAGGCGCTGGAATGGTCGATCACGCGCGGCTCGCGCTCCGGCCGCGTCGCCTGGCAATATGTGCTGGATCTGGCGGGGAGGTTGGGGAAGCAGCTCAGTTGA